One window of Nocardia sp. NBC_00508 genomic DNA carries:
- a CDS encoding MCE family protein codes for MEYRTLHRGKRSPAALGRLGIALVLLATIGVFFLDRVPLLGASTSYTAEFTEAAGLKTGNEVRIAGVKVGQVSDVRLDGDKVLVEFRTSGAWIGNETTASIQIKTVLGQKYLALDPKGSAPADPDSPIPLSRTLSPYDVVDAFTDAADNIDRIDTAQLATSMQVLSEAFATTPAEIRGSIDGMARLSATIATRDEQLRKMFDATSATTAVLAERNAEFERLLGSGGALLAELNIRQQAIHQLLTGAESLAAELSALVKDNKDQMGTALTNLRTAIGTLNDNQANIAKTLELAGPFYGLFANVMGNGRWFEAVIVNLAPPGLPEIPGVRPPIRTIGGN; via the coding sequence ATGGAATACCGGACATTGCACCGCGGCAAACGCAGTCCCGCCGCGCTGGGCCGCCTCGGCATTGCCCTGGTGCTGCTGGCCACGATCGGCGTCTTCTTCCTGGACCGGGTCCCGTTGCTCGGAGCGAGCACCAGCTATACTGCGGAGTTCACCGAAGCGGCCGGTCTGAAGACGGGCAATGAGGTCCGCATCGCCGGGGTGAAGGTCGGTCAGGTGTCCGATGTTCGCCTCGACGGTGACAAGGTGCTCGTCGAGTTCCGCACCTCCGGCGCCTGGATCGGCAACGAGACCACGGCCTCGATCCAGATCAAGACGGTGCTCGGCCAGAAGTATCTGGCCCTGGACCCGAAGGGGTCGGCGCCTGCCGATCCGGACTCGCCGATTCCACTGTCGCGCACCCTGTCTCCCTACGACGTGGTCGACGCGTTTACCGACGCTGCCGACAATATCGACCGGATCGACACCGCGCAGCTGGCCACCAGCATGCAGGTGCTCTCCGAGGCGTTCGCGACCACACCGGCCGAGATCCGCGGCTCCATCGACGGCATGGCCCGGCTCTCGGCAACAATCGCCACCCGAGACGAACAGCTGCGGAAGATGTTCGACGCCACCAGCGCCACCACGGCCGTGCTGGCCGAACGCAATGCCGAGTTCGAGCGGCTGCTCGGTTCCGGCGGGGCGTTACTCGCCGAGCTGAACATTCGCCAGCAGGCCATTCACCAATTGCTCACCGGCGCGGAGTCATTGGCCGCGGAATTGAGTGCGCTGGTGAAGGACAACAAGGACCAGATGGGTACCGCCCTGACCAATCTGCGCACCGCGATCGGAACGTTGAACGACAACCAGGCCAACATTGCCAAGACTCTCGAGCTCGCTGGCCCGTTCTACGGGCTCTTCGCCAACGTGATGGGCAACGGCCGCTGGTTCGAGGCCGTCATTGTGAATCTGGCCCCTCCTGGCCTGCCGGAGATTCCCGGTGTCCGGCCACCGATCCGCACCATCGGAGGTAACTGA